The DNA window CCGATCAGGGTGTACGTGAAGTTAATCTGCTGGGCCAAAACGTCAATGCTTATCTCGGCGAGATGCCCGACGGCTCAATCTGTGATTTTGCCGAGTTATTGCCCTATGTGGCCGACATCGAAGGCATAGATAGAATCCGCTATACCACTTCTCATCCGGTTGAATTTTCTGATCGCCTGATTGATGTATACGCCCGCGTACCCGAGCTAGTCAGTCATCTGCACCTGCCAGTACAGAGCGGCTCAGATAAAATCTTGATGGCCATGAAACGTGGTCATACGGCGATTGAGTACAAGTCAAAAATCCGCCGCCTGCGTGAAGTGCGTCCGGACATCAGTATTTCTTCCGATTTTATTATTGGCTTCCCCAATGAGAGCGAAGAGGATTTCTCCGCCACCATGAAGCTGATCAGTGATGTTGGCTTTGATACGTCATTTAGCTTTATCTACAGTGCCCGACCCGGAACACCAGCCGCAGATCTGCCCGACAGCACACCGGAAGCAGTCAAAAAGCAGCGCCTGAAAATTCTTCAGGATCGCATCAGCCAGAACGCCGCCGAAATCAGTCGGCGTATGGTAGGCAAACATCACAAACTGTTAGTCACCGGCATTTCGAAGAAAGATCCGGGGCAGCTGCAGGGGCGTACAGAGAATAATCGTGTGGTGAATTTCCGCAGCGATAATCACGCCCTGATAGGCACCTTTGTGGACAGCATTGTCACCGAGGCACTACGCAACTCACTGCGTGGCGAATTAGCCTAGCCAGCCTGCATATAAGCAATTACGTTAAGGGATCAAGTTCTTATACTATTTGAAAAAGCTAAAGGGTTTACCCTGCTTCACGGATCGCGCTATGCTAGTAATAACTTCTCTTAATTTAAGGTACAAAAGCACTCATTGAAAAGATCGGATAACCAACCATCTGCCTCGACGCTCACTCTCGAGCCCAATGATGCTCGCCGTCTCGCCG is part of the SAR92 clade bacterium H455 genome and encodes:
- the miaB gene encoding tRNA (N6-isopentenyl adenosine(37)-C2)-methylthiotransferase MiaB, with amino-acid sequence MTETAAKPIKKLHIVTHGCQMNEYDSARMRDLLGDSHQMIATDDAADADVILLNTCSIREKAQEKVFHQLGRWKHLKEANPDLIIGVGGCVASQEGAAIAKRAPFVDLVFGPQTLHRLPEMMETSKADGTVIVDISFPEIEKFDRLPTPEADGVSAFVSIMEGCSKYCSFCVVPYTRGEEVSRPMADVLVEISALADQGVREVNLLGQNVNAYLGEMPDGSICDFAELLPYVADIEGIDRIRYTTSHPVEFSDRLIDVYARVPELVSHLHLPVQSGSDKILMAMKRGHTAIEYKSKIRRLREVRPDISISSDFIIGFPNESEEDFSATMKLISDVGFDTSFSFIYSARPGTPAADLPDSTPEAVKKQRLKILQDRISQNAAEISRRMVGKHHKLLVTGISKKDPGQLQGRTENNRVVNFRSDNHALIGTFVDSIVTEALRNSLRGELA